The following proteins are co-located in the Roseovarius arcticus genome:
- a CDS encoding quinone-dependent dihydroorotate dehydrogenase, with protein sequence MSVLDRAGLAVLHRLDPERAHGLALRALRTGLVPLPGRVTSPRIACNVAGLALDNPVGLAAGFDKNAQALAPLARAGFGMIEVGAVTPRPQIGNARPRLFRLPEDRAVINRFGFNNLGMEAAAHRLAQRPKDAVIGLNLGANKDSDDRAEDFARVLAHCGRHLDFATVNVSSPNTEKLRDLQGPAALGALLAGVMEARDWLERPIPIFLKIAPDLDDSALEGVAEVARQSGLAGIIATNTTLDRTGLTSAARGEAGGLSGAPLFQRSTRVLARLSQLTEGELPLIGVGGIATAEDAYAKIRAGASAVQLYSALVYEGLALVPRIARGLDRLLEDGGYANVADAVGTGREEWL encoded by the coding sequence ATGAGCGTGCTGGACCGCGCCGGATTGGCCGTGCTGCACAGGCTGGACCCTGAGCGCGCGCACGGGCTCGCGCTGCGGGCTCTGCGCACCGGGCTGGTGCCTCTGCCGGGGCGGGTCACATCGCCGCGGATTGCTTGTAACGTGGCCGGGCTGGCGCTGGATAATCCCGTCGGGCTGGCTGCCGGATTTGACAAGAACGCGCAGGCACTGGCGCCTCTCGCGCGCGCCGGTTTCGGCATGATCGAGGTGGGCGCCGTGACGCCCCGCCCGCAGATCGGTAACGCACGCCCGCGCCTTTTTCGCCTGCCGGAGGACCGCGCGGTCATAAACCGTTTCGGATTCAACAACCTCGGAATGGAGGCGGCGGCGCATCGGCTGGCGCAGCGGCCCAAGGATGCGGTGATCGGTCTCAATCTGGGCGCGAACAAGGACAGTGACGACCGGGCCGAGGATTTTGCCCGCGTGCTGGCCCATTGCGGCCGTCACCTGGATTTTGCGACAGTGAACGTATCGAGCCCGAATACCGAAAAGCTGCGCGATTTGCAGGGGCCCGCCGCACTGGGTGCGCTACTGGCCGGGGTGATGGAGGCGCGCGACTGGCTAGAGCGGCCTATCCCGATATTCCTGAAGATCGCACCAGATTTGGATGACAGCGCCTTGGAGGGCGTTGCCGAAGTGGCGCGCCAATCCGGGCTGGCGGGCATCATTGCCACTAACACCACGCTGGACCGGACCGGCCTGACCAGCGCCGCGCGCGGCGAGGCGGGCGGGCTGTCGGGCGCGCCGCTGTTCCAGCGATCGACGCGCGTTCTGGCGCGGCTGTCGCAACTTACGGAGGGCGAGTTGCCCCTGATCGGCGTTGGCGGTATCGCCACGGCCGAGGATGCCTACGCCAAGATCCGCGCAGGCGCGAGCGCGGTACAGCTATACTCGGCGCTGGTTTACGAGGGACTGGCGCTGGTGCCGCGCATCGCGCGCGGCCTGGATCGATTGCTGGAGGATGGCGGCTACGCAAATGTCGCTGATGCGGTAGGTACCGGGCGGGAGGAGTGGCTGTAG
- a CDS encoding MATE family efflux transporter — protein sequence MIREKHQPGAAAHIRLTHRRVLRIAWPIVLSNATVPLLGIVDTGVIGQLGQAAPIGAVGVGAVVLTAIYWIFGFLRMGTSGLTAQARGAGDTGEVAAMLTRALLIGAMGGVLVVLVHVPLFAGALALAPASAEVEMLALQYMSVRVWSAPAMIAMFGMTGWLIAMERTGAVLIIQLVMNGLNIVLNLWFVLGLEWGVSGVAWATFTAEWAGVICAFFMCRDAFRVPDWCNWALVFDLARLRRMASVNTDILIRSALLEVVMLSFIFLASDLGDVTLAANQVLVQFLHVSSYIMDGFAFAAEALVGQAVGARAAGAVRRASILTSQWGVGAGIVLALCFGLFGGAAIDTLAASDAVREAGRSYLPWLVAAPIFGAAAWMLDGIFIGATRTRDMRNMMIVSLAVYGAAVAVLMPLFGNHGLWAALLIAFAVRGITLGMRYPALERSAE from the coding sequence GTGATACGTGAAAAACACCAGCCCGGCGCGGCTGCACATATCCGCCTAACGCATCGCCGCGTGCTGCGCATCGCGTGGCCCATCGTGCTGTCAAACGCGACCGTGCCACTGCTGGGTATCGTCGATACGGGCGTGATCGGCCAATTGGGACAGGCAGCACCAATCGGCGCCGTAGGCGTGGGCGCTGTGGTCCTGACGGCGATCTATTGGATCTTTGGCTTTCTGCGGATGGGCACCAGCGGCCTGACAGCGCAGGCGCGCGGCGCGGGCGACACCGGCGAAGTGGCGGCGATGCTGACACGCGCCCTGTTGATCGGGGCCATGGGCGGTGTGCTGGTCGTACTGGTTCATGTGCCGCTCTTCGCGGGCGCGCTCGCGCTTGCCCCCGCGAGCGCTGAGGTTGAAATGCTCGCGCTGCAGTACATGAGCGTCCGCGTCTGGAGCGCGCCTGCCATGATCGCCATGTTTGGTATGACTGGCTGGCTGATCGCGATGGAGCGGACAGGTGCGGTGCTGATAATCCAGTTGGTGATGAACGGGCTGAACATCGTGCTGAACCTGTGGTTTGTGCTGGGGCTGGAGTGGGGCGTAAGCGGCGTCGCATGGGCCACTTTTACCGCTGAATGGGCCGGAGTAATCTGTGCGTTTTTCATGTGCCGGGATGCATTTCGCGTGCCGGACTGGTGCAACTGGGCGCTTGTGTTCGATCTTGCGCGCCTGCGGCGGATGGCGTCGGTCAACACCGATATCCTGATCCGCTCGGCGCTGCTGGAGGTGGTGATGCTATCGTTCATCTTTCTCGCGAGCGACTTGGGTGACGTAACGTTGGCGGCCAATCAGGTGCTGGTGCAGTTCCTGCACGTCAGCTCGTATATCATGGACGGCTTTGCCTTCGCCGCCGAGGCGCTTGTGGGACAGGCGGTCGGCGCACGGGCGGCAGGCGCAGTGCGGCGCGCGTCGATCCTGACCAGCCAATGGGGCGTGGGCGCCGGGATTGTTCTGGCGCTGTGCTTTGGCCTCTTTGGCGGGGCGGCAATCGATACGCTTGCCGCGTCGGATGCCGTGCGCGAGGCGGGCCGCTCCTACCTTCCGTGGCTAGTGGCGGCGCCGATCTTTGGTGCGGCTGCGTGGATGCTGGACGGTATCTTTATCGGCGCCACACGCACGCGCGACATGCGCAACATGATGATCGTGTCCCTCGCCGTTTATGGCGCGGCGGTGGCGGTACTGATGCCGCTCTTTGGCAATCACGGGTTATGGGCGGCGCTGCTGATCGCCTTCGCCGTGCGGGGTATCACGCTGGGGATGCGGTATCCAGCGCTGGAGCGGTCGGCAGAATAG
- a CDS encoding MerR family transcriptional regulator translates to MTNTTMTIREMCDTFEVTPRTLRFYEAKELLAPIRQGQKRLFTHRDRARLTLILRGKRFGFSLEQIRQLLDLYGADDQQHSQMVRTHEMAAERLAEMIRERDELDAAISDLRTQMDGIARALDTQQASNHAAE, encoded by the coding sequence ATGACCAACACGACCATGACTATCCGCGAGATGTGCGACACTTTCGAAGTGACTCCCCGCACGCTACGGTTTTACGAGGCCAAAGAGCTGCTTGCGCCTATTCGGCAAGGGCAAAAGCGGCTTTTTACGCACCGTGACCGGGCGAGGCTGACGCTAATCCTGCGCGGCAAGCGCTTTGGCTTTTCGCTTGAGCAGATACGCCAGTTGCTGGACCTGTATGGCGCGGATGACCAACAACATAGCCAGATGGTGCGCACTCATGAGATGGCAGCCGAGCGGTTGGCGGAAATGATCCGCGAGCGCGATGAGTTGGACGCCGCGATCAGCGATCTTCGGACCCAGATGGACGGGATTGCGCGCGCGCTGGATACGCAGCAAGCATCGAATCACGCGGCAGAATAA
- a CDS encoding response regulator, protein MKILAVDDDPIILELLAHFIAASGDHKLVTAGSGAEALNIIAQVGLRPFDCFLFDINMPEMTGIDLTRVVREISRHAHTPTLMLTAMSDKRHVDAAFTAGATDYLTKPFEMGDFTSRLGVVNQMVSARRPRTKKIFSAPASKRDSGGPLIPEHLQLHAPIAIHDVENVIEYLAMENYVAQLSRSALFGSTTFAFSIRQIDVFHSQMTSFEFYSLVSDVAEVISDTMIAHQFLMSYAGNGTFVCVTEGGWRPQAAQMMDAVNLALSQTDLFDNAGLRLQPRVSTGQTIRLIWQTGASAMGAIAQAHTSAEAAGLAHEAARNTLWTVENSA, encoded by the coding sequence ATGAAGATATTGGCGGTGGACGATGATCCGATCATTCTTGAGCTTCTCGCGCATTTCATCGCCGCGTCAGGCGATCATAAGTTGGTGACAGCCGGATCAGGCGCCGAGGCGCTTAACATCATTGCGCAAGTCGGCCTGCGCCCCTTTGATTGCTTTTTGTTCGACATAAACATGCCTGAAATGACCGGCATTGACCTGACCCGCGTGGTGCGCGAAATTTCGCGCCATGCGCATACGCCCACCCTCATGCTGACGGCCATGTCCGACAAACGCCATGTCGATGCCGCCTTTACGGCCGGGGCGACAGATTATCTCACCAAACCCTTTGAGATGGGCGATTTCACATCGCGCCTTGGGGTGGTCAACCAGATGGTATCCGCCCGCCGCCCGCGGACGAAAAAGATATTCAGCGCCCCCGCCTCAAAACGCGATTCTGGCGGCCCTTTAATACCGGAACATTTGCAGTTGCACGCGCCGATCGCGATCCATGACGTCGAGAACGTGATCGAATACCTCGCCATGGAAAACTACGTTGCGCAACTGTCACGCAGTGCGTTGTTCGGATCGACAACATTTGCATTTTCCATACGCCAAATCGACGTGTTCCACAGTCAGATGACCAGCTTCGAGTTCTACAGCCTCGTATCCGATGTCGCTGAAGTCATCTCTGACACGATGATCGCACATCAATTCTTGATGTCCTACGCTGGTAACGGCACATTTGTCTGCGTAACCGAAGGCGGCTGGCGACCTCAAGCCGCACAAATGATGGATGCAGTCAATCTGGCCCTGTCGCAAACCGATTTGTTTGACAATGCAGGCCTGCGCTTGCAACCGCGCGTCAGCACGGGCCAGACTATTCGCCTAATCTGGCAGACTGGCGCGTCCGCTATGGGCGCGATCGCACAGGCCCACACCAGCGCCGAGGCGGCAGGCCTCGCACACGAGGCTGCCCGTAACACACTTTGGACAGTGGAGAACTCAGCATGA
- a CDS encoding Hpt domain-containing protein: protein MTSNAHEALPGFAALRTKFMLILDERQAAVATHAMDAWNAETAEAKRTSLASARAILHKIAGTAGTFGLPDVGAAAFACEGLIDAHLDDPESVELSCPPEILIEIDDFVSLCEPYLAAA from the coding sequence ATGACCTCAAATGCTCATGAAGCCCTGCCCGGTTTTGCCGCGCTCAGGACCAAATTTATGTTGATCCTGGACGAACGACAGGCCGCGGTTGCCACCCATGCAATGGACGCTTGGAACGCCGAGACAGCAGAGGCCAAGAGGACCAGCCTCGCATCGGCGCGCGCCATCCTGCACAAGATCGCAGGCACCGCCGGAACATTCGGCCTGCCGGACGTGGGCGCTGCCGCCTTTGCTTGCGAGGGGTTGATCGACGCGCACCTGGACGATCCAGAAAGCGTTGAACTGTCCTGCCCGCCTGAAATCCTAATCGAGATCGATGATTTTGTCTCGCTCTGCGAGCCTTATCTAGCTGCCGCCTGA
- a CDS encoding response regulator: MISILHVEDDSDIREITEMALSMSGDFEVTQCECGEAALSVAPDQHPDILLLDMMMPGMTGCETLIELRKMPHLTRVPAVFMTARAEHVEIANLCAAGAADVIPKPFDPMTLGDQLKKILHRTTGHAST; this comes from the coding sequence ATGATCAGCATACTGCACGTCGAAGACGACAGCGATATTCGCGAGATTACCGAAATGGCCCTGTCTATGTCGGGCGATTTTGAGGTTACGCAATGCGAATGCGGCGAGGCCGCGCTGAGCGTTGCACCAGATCAGCACCCTGATATCTTGCTGCTAGATATGATGATGCCCGGTATGACGGGCTGCGAAACGTTGATAGAACTGCGCAAGATGCCGCACCTGACGCGTGTGCCCGCTGTCTTTATGACCGCGCGCGCAGAGCATGTCGAAATTGCGAACCTATGCGCTGCTGGGGCTGCGGACGTTATCCCCAAGCCGTTTGATCCGATGACGCTGGGCGACCAACTCAAGAAAATCCTTCACCGCACAACTGGCCACGCTAGCACCTGA
- a CDS encoding PAS domain-containing sensor histidine kinase — protein sequence MIADKTSPDFNRVYLVPALSGVALGATWYGGTILALTGPAAPLVAGAGAIALATAAPCFLLKRRYDRKLARMQKQQKSKAQGARPVADAIDAAGQLEALSELRDDIWIIDANGWRVSYMNRAAEQRLGRASGDLPQEPLDEFADSAELRDIARACRSLKDNGNNGTHFEVMHRDIPLHVSIKQLRDTTGSTRFLILMCDISDQVAQDQRKSEFISTVSHELRSPLTSIKGALRLLLCSSDLNLPDKALALLEIAHRSSDRLILIINDILDLDKVASGEMVADMRETDVAELVHETYSATQILQDRFDVTVETIGADTPLPFVTDPNRFIQVLTNLLSNACKFSPQGGRVTVEIRDSADHLRVSVRDEGGGIPASDQYKIFQRFADMPNSDRAAKGGTGLGLSICKAIVEGMGGTIGFQSREGAGTDFYFTLPKAALNSHMAHLTAADDTRPGTTAP from the coding sequence ATGATTGCCGACAAAACCTCCCCCGATTTCAATCGTGTCTATCTCGTTCCCGCATTAAGCGGCGTCGCGCTGGGTGCCACTTGGTACGGCGGCACGATCCTGGCTCTCACCGGCCCGGCGGCGCCACTGGTGGCCGGTGCTGGAGCCATCGCTTTGGCTACCGCTGCGCCCTGTTTTTTGTTAAAACGGCGCTACGACCGCAAACTGGCGCGGATGCAGAAGCAGCAGAAGTCGAAGGCGCAAGGGGCGCGCCCCGTCGCCGACGCAATCGACGCCGCTGGCCAGCTCGAGGCCCTTAGCGAACTGCGCGACGATATCTGGATTATAGACGCGAATGGCTGGCGCGTCAGCTATATGAATCGCGCCGCAGAGCAGCGTTTGGGCCGGGCGAGTGGCGACCTGCCACAGGAGCCGCTGGACGAATTCGCCGACAGTGCCGAGCTGCGCGACATCGCGCGTGCCTGCCGATCGCTAAAAGACAACGGCAACAACGGCACCCATTTCGAGGTGATGCACAGAGACATTCCATTGCATGTCAGCATCAAGCAATTGCGCGATACGACCGGCAGCACGCGTTTTCTGATCTTGATGTGCGATATTTCAGACCAGGTCGCCCAAGATCAGCGCAAGTCCGAATTCATCTCGACCGTCAGTCATGAGCTACGCTCGCCCCTGACGTCAATCAAAGGCGCGCTGCGCTTGCTGCTGTGCAGTAGCGATCTGAACCTGCCGGACAAGGCGCTGGCCCTGCTTGAGATCGCGCATCGCAGCTCGGACCGGTTGATCCTTATCATCAACGACATTCTGGACCTCGACAAAGTCGCGAGCGGCGAAATGGTGGCCGATATGCGCGAAACCGACGTGGCCGAATTGGTGCACGAGACATATAGCGCGACGCAGATCCTACAGGATCGGTTCGACGTGACGGTCGAAACTATTGGCGCGGATACGCCGCTGCCCTTCGTGACCGACCCAAACCGATTTATTCAGGTCCTGACGAACCTCTTGTCGAACGCTTGCAAGTTTTCTCCGCAGGGCGGGCGCGTGACTGTGGAAATCCGCGATAGCGCGGACCATTTGCGTGTATCCGTCCGGGATGAGGGCGGCGGGATTCCTGCGTCCGATCAATACAAGATATTCCAGCGGTTTGCCGACATGCCTAACTCTGACCGCGCTGCCAAGGGCGGAACGGGTTTAGGCCTAAGCATTTGCAAAGCCATCGTCGAGGGGATGGGCGGCACCATCGGATTTCAGTCGCGCGAGGGCGCAGGCACTGATTTCTACTTTACGTTGCCAAAAGCTGCGCTAAATAGTCACATGGCGCACCTTACAGCCGCCGATGACACAAGACCGGGGACCACCGCGCCATGA
- a CDS encoding GAF domain-containing sensor histidine kinase → MNSYPIPFNEEARLKAARAAPGLTRENEPLFEALTDTARMVLDCPIAHISVVEEDSQWYKCVVGVELDEMPKENSFCTHTIMSDAPMIVPDLSLDPRFHDHPMVREGGPKARFYAGVPLILSSGYRFGSLCALDFVPHAAPTDKQMDMLASLARAVIAALEKAPAKDAAPDDGTGYENFVALVGHELRTPLTVSLGALAMLRTRLVDGIEARLASSSHASTQHLGKLIESILHFSNAETGELRLNEQETDLAALLAEISETHQPIAQISSKTVTGTSGVTPLMMRVDPEQLRIAITSIMLNAVQHGGASITTALRLDADGNAEILITDDGSLGDHVELDALYRPFVVGGDLDHRGTDTSGLGLGLPLTRKLVGMHGGAFEIHADAHSTTACIRLPAWRAAAAV, encoded by the coding sequence ATGAATTCATACCCCATCCCGTTTAACGAAGAGGCCCGGCTAAAGGCAGCACGCGCCGCCCCTGGCCTGACCCGCGAAAACGAGCCTCTATTCGAGGCGCTGACTGACACGGCGCGCATGGTGCTGGACTGCCCAATCGCACATATCAGCGTCGTCGAAGAAGACAGCCAATGGTATAAATGCGTCGTCGGGGTTGAACTGGATGAGATGCCGAAAGAGAACTCCTTTTGCACCCATACCATCATGTCAGATGCCCCCATGATCGTGCCCGATCTGTCGCTGGACCCGCGGTTTCATGACCACCCGATGGTGCGTGAGGGCGGGCCAAAGGCGCGGTTTTATGCCGGGGTGCCGCTGATACTGTCGTCGGGTTACCGCTTTGGCAGCCTTTGTGCGCTGGACTTTGTGCCGCACGCAGCCCCGACAGACAAGCAGATGGACATGCTGGCAAGCCTCGCGCGCGCAGTCATCGCCGCGCTGGAGAAGGCCCCCGCCAAGGACGCGGCACCCGATGACGGCACAGGCTACGAAAATTTCGTCGCCCTTGTTGGGCACGAGCTACGCACGCCCCTCACCGTCTCGCTGGGCGCGCTTGCGATGCTGCGCACACGGCTGGTGGACGGCATTGAGGCGCGGCTAGCGAGCAGCTCGCATGCATCGACGCAGCATCTGGGAAAGCTGATCGAATCCATATTGCATTTCAGCAATGCCGAAACGGGCGAGCTACGCCTGAACGAACAAGAGACAGACCTCGCAGCGCTGCTGGCCGAGATCAGCGAAACTCACCAGCCCATCGCGCAGATTTCTTCTAAGACCGTGACAGGCACAAGCGGTGTTACTCCACTGATGATGCGCGTTGACCCTGAGCAGTTGCGCATTGCGATCACCTCGATCATGCTGAATGCCGTGCAGCACGGCGGCGCATCCATCACCACCGCGCTGCGCCTTGATGCAGACGGCAACGCCGAAATCCTGATTACCGATGATGGATCGCTGGGTGATCATGTGGAGTTGGACGCGCTTTACCGCCCATTCGTTGTGGGCGGCGATCTGGATCATCGCGGCACGGACACGTCCGGCTTAGGGCTTGGTTTGCCGCTGACGCGCAAGCTAGTCGGAATGCATGGCGGCGCCTTCGAAATACATGCGGATGCGCACTCCACTACCGCCTGCATTCGCCTGCCGGCGTGGCGCGCCGCGGCTGCTGTGTGA
- a CDS encoding glutathione S-transferase family protein, which translates to MMMKLYCMGESGNAYKAALPLALSGLEWEAVYVDFFGGETRTAEFRKLNIMGEVPVLVDDGEIVTQSGLIQMHISDKCGKFGGADAAEARDILRWVLWDNHKLSSQAGATRYVMNFLPEAKRDAGVIAFAQGRLAAAYATLDAHLAARDWIVGDGPTNADFSCCGYLFYPEPFGFARADWPAIDRWLSRIEALPGWAHPYDLMPGSPADRA; encoded by the coding sequence ATGATGATGAAACTCTATTGCATGGGCGAAAGCGGCAATGCCTATAAGGCCGCCCTGCCCCTCGCTCTCAGCGGGCTTGAGTGGGAGGCCGTCTATGTCGACTTCTTTGGCGGCGAGACGCGCACTGCCGAGTTTCGCAAGCTCAACATCATGGGCGAGGTGCCTGTGCTGGTGGATGACGGCGAGATCGTGACGCAATCGGGCCTGATTCAGATGCACATCTCGGACAAATGCGGCAAGTTTGGCGGCGCCGATGCCGCCGAGGCACGCGATATCCTGCGCTGGGTCCTTTGGGACAATCACAAGCTCAGCAGTCAGGCCGGGGCCACCCGCTATGTGATGAATTTCCTGCCCGAGGCCAAGCGTGACGCTGGCGTTATCGCCTTTGCCCAAGGTCGACTTGCCGCGGCCTACGCCACGCTGGACGCGCATCTGGCGGCGCGCGACTGGATCGTCGGGGACGGGCCGACCAACGCCGATTTCAGCTGTTGTGGCTATCTGTTCTACCCCGAGCCATTCGGGTTCGCGCGGGCAGATTGGCCCGCCATCGACCGCTGGCTATCACGGATCGAAGCGCTGCCGGGCTGGGCGCATCCTTATGATCTGATGCCGGGAAGCCCGGCCGACCGGGCCTGA
- a CDS encoding Hint domain-containing protein, with protein MLGWQGVATEGRQAAHIQTKGVGRRGMGSGIVVATSVGWQKLGDINVGQGVLTFDGGLQRVLSARAVPAWAGPGPCPRNLWPVEVPQGALGNREVMQLAADQPIQIESDAAEAQGDDPFALIRARALDGVRGICRVPPAPDEMLITLTFAMEQIVFVAGGAMMHCPAAAPDLMDCAASSARYPVLDMEDALRIAQALSDDMDQARSAGLPGIRS; from the coding sequence ATGTTGGGATGGCAGGGCGTGGCCACTGAGGGGCGGCAAGCAGCACATATTCAGACCAAAGGCGTCGGACGACGCGGCATGGGCAGCGGCATCGTTGTTGCCACCTCTGTGGGTTGGCAGAAACTAGGCGACATCAATGTCGGGCAGGGGGTGCTGACCTTTGATGGCGGGCTGCAACGCGTACTGTCCGCAAGGGCCGTCCCTGCATGGGCCGGACCCGGGCCGTGTCCGCGCAACCTGTGGCCCGTCGAGGTGCCCCAAGGGGCATTGGGCAATCGCGAGGTCATGCAACTTGCCGCGGACCAACCAATTCAAATTGAAAGCGACGCGGCAGAGGCGCAAGGCGACGATCCCTTTGCGTTGATACGCGCGCGTGCGCTGGACGGTGTGCGCGGTATTTGCCGGGTACCGCCGGCGCCGGACGAGATGCTGATCACGCTAACCTTTGCGATGGAGCAAATCGTTTTTGTCGCCGGCGGCGCGATGATGCACTGCCCTGCAGCGGCGCCTGACTTGATGGATTGTGCCGCGTCCAGCGCTCGCTATCCCGTCCTTGATATGGAGGACGCGTTGCGTATTGCGCAGGCGCTGAGCGACGATATGGATCAGGCCCGGTCGGCCGGGCTTCCCGGCATCAGATCATAA
- a CDS encoding sulfotransferase family 2 domain-containing protein, which translates to MIISPGRNYIFVHIPKTGGTSLTSALEGRAMKDDILIADTPKARRRRGRLKGAQAAGRLWKHSTLADIDGLVGHDWIAQAFTVTLVRNPWDRMVSLYRWLRKQDFDNFAVALARQSDFEAFLRDPQMQAAIRAHPYSHYMRDRTGCERARLFMRLEAFEVDAQPFWDHLGFRLELPVLNPSDRAPGYSEYYTAQTAELVEGLCGEDIARFGYNF; encoded by the coding sequence ATGATCATCTCGCCAGGCCGCAATTACATCTTTGTTCACATTCCGAAAACCGGCGGCACGTCGCTGACATCTGCACTAGAGGGGCGGGCAATGAAGGATGATATCCTCATTGCTGATACGCCCAAAGCGCGGCGCAGGCGAGGCCGCCTGAAGGGGGCGCAGGCGGCCGGCCGATTGTGGAAACATTCGACGCTGGCAGATATAGACGGACTGGTTGGCCACGATTGGATCGCTCAAGCCTTTACAGTAACGCTTGTCCGCAATCCGTGGGATCGGATGGTTAGCCTTTATCGCTGGCTGCGGAAGCAGGACTTTGACAACTTCGCCGTCGCACTGGCGCGACAGAGCGATTTTGAGGCGTTTTTGCGCGATCCCCAGATGCAGGCAGCAATTCGCGCGCACCCGTACAGCCACTACATGCGCGATAGGACCGGGTGCGAGCGTGCCCGCCTTTTTATGCGTTTGGAGGCATTTGAAGTGGATGCGCAGCCGTTTTGGGATCACTTGGGTTTTAGGCTGGAACTGCCGGTTTTGAATCCGTCCGACCGCGCGCCCGGCTACTCTGAATACTATACAGCCCAGACAGCTGAGCTGGTCGAGGGACTATGCGGCGAGGATATTGCACGGTTTGGATACAATTTCTAA
- a CDS encoding CsbD family protein: MNWDTIKGNWKQLTGEAKSHWGQLTDNDVTEAAGERDKLVGKIQERYGVAKDEAERQVDEFAAKHKR; this comes from the coding sequence GGATACAATCAAAGGTAACTGGAAGCAGTTGACCGGCGAGGCGAAGTCGCACTGGGGCCAACTGACTGACAATGACGTCACAGAAGCCGCAGGCGAGCGCGATAAGCTGGTCGGAAAAATCCAAGAGCGCTACGGCGTAGCCAAGGACGAAGCAGAGCGTCAGGTGGACGAATTCGCAGCCAAGCATAAACGCTAG